In the genome of Porphyrobacter sp. ULC335, one region contains:
- a CDS encoding TrmH family RNA methyltransferase, whose translation MRKHITGFSNPTVKYLRSLRDKKHRKRTGQFLVEGLRLLEDARASGRVPSTLVMAEGREHALLARLEADVLAAGGEVIATTPDILSKITGKENAQSVAGVFDEWDTSLEVLDRSSAPIWLAAQALRDPGNLGTMLRTCDAVGAGGLILIDDCADPFSADAVRASMGAVFTVGLAQARWEDFLPWLRGGAGQLVAASLRDAVPYRGAPYAAPCFILVGNESQGLPEDYEAACDLRVTMPMKGRADSLNAAVAGAVLAYEVLAGLEG comes from the coding sequence ATGCGCAAGCACATCACCGGATTTTCCAACCCGACCGTCAAATACCTGCGCAGCTTGCGGGACAAGAAGCATCGCAAGCGCACGGGCCAGTTTCTGGTCGAGGGGCTGCGGCTGCTTGAGGATGCGCGCGCCTCTGGCCGTGTTCCATCAACGCTGGTGATGGCCGAGGGGCGCGAACACGCCTTGCTCGCCCGGCTTGAGGCTGACGTGCTGGCCGCTGGCGGCGAGGTGATCGCCACCACGCCAGACATCCTCTCAAAGATTACCGGCAAGGAGAACGCCCAGAGCGTTGCGGGTGTGTTCGACGAATGGGACACCTCGCTGGAAGTGCTCGACCGCAGCTCAGCGCCGATCTGGCTGGCGGCGCAGGCTTTGCGCGATCCCGGCAACCTCGGCACGATGCTGCGTACCTGCGATGCAGTGGGTGCGGGCGGGCTGATCCTGATCGACGATTGCGCCGATCCCTTCAGCGCCGACGCCGTCCGTGCGAGCATGGGCGCGGTCTTCACCGTGGGTCTGGCGCAAGCGCGGTGGGAGGATTTCCTGCCATGGCTGCGCGGCGGAGCGGGGCAGCTTGTCGCGGCGAGTTTGCGCGATGCGGTGCCCTATCGCGGTGCGCCTTATGCGGCTCCGTGTTTCATTCTAGTCGGCAACGAATCGCAAGGCCTACCCGAGGACTACGAGGCGGCGTGTGATTTGCGTGTCACCATGCCGATGAAAGGCCGCGCGGACTCGCTGAACGCCGCCGTGGCCGGTGCGGTGCTGGCTTACGAGGTGCTGGCGGGTTTGGAAGGGTAA
- a CDS encoding HPr family phosphocarrier protein, whose product MGEARQSITIVNRRGLHARASAKFVGAVAALPDGVKVTVSKTPHSAAGGSILGLMMLGAAKGDTVEVAVEGDGADAVLADLIALIADGFGED is encoded by the coding sequence GTGGGGGAGGCAAGGCAAAGCATCACCATCGTCAACCGCCGCGGGCTGCACGCCCGGGCGAGTGCGAAGTTCGTGGGCGCGGTTGCCGCGCTGCCTGATGGCGTGAAGGTGACCGTCAGCAAGACGCCGCACAGCGCGGCGGGCGGATCGATCCTCGGCTTGATGATGCTTGGCGCGGCCAAGGGTGACACGGTCGAAGTCGCGGTCGAGGGTGACGGCGCGGACGCGGTGCTCGCCGATCTGATCGCGCTGATCGCCGACGGCTTCGGCGAGGATTAG
- a CDS encoding PTS sugar transporter subunit IIA encodes MIGLILVTHGRLADQFVEAMEHVVGPQDGIVTVCIGPNDDMEQRRADIADAIASVDAGNGVIILTDLFGGTPSNLAISLLDAGHVEVIAGINLPMLIRLAGARKAMDVTAAVHAAQTAGRNYITVASELLGANTAPQARAKA; translated from the coding sequence ATGATCGGCTTGATCCTGGTAACCCATGGCCGCCTCGCGGACCAGTTTGTCGAGGCCATGGAGCACGTGGTCGGCCCGCAGGACGGGATCGTCACGGTCTGTATTGGCCCGAATGACGATATGGAGCAGCGCCGCGCCGATATTGCCGATGCGATTGCCTCGGTCGATGCGGGCAACGGCGTCATCATCCTCACCGACCTGTTCGGCGGCACTCCGTCCAATCTGGCGATATCGCTGCTGGATGCTGGTCATGTCGAGGTGATTGCGGGCATCAACCTGCCCATGCTGATCCGCCTCGCCGGCGCGCGCAAGGCGATGGACGTGACCGCGGCGGTCCACGCTGCGCAGACCGCGGGTCGCAATTACATTACCGTTGCCAGCGAGTTGCTTGGCGCGAACACCGCTCCGCAGGCGCGGGCCAAAGCCTGA
- the rapZ gene encoding RNase adapter RapZ gives MSEPAALPPHPDKRQLLLVTGMAGAGKSTALAVLEDIGWETIDNFPVRMLKRLVTMPDEARGPLAIGFDSRTRGFVPGDIIALMKDLAGRPDIALTFLFLDCAGGELERRFNETRRRHPMAAGRPVLEGIAAERELLEPLRRWAEVMIDTTALTSNDLQGRIRELFAPESREAALTLTLSSFGFARGMPPLADLVFDMRFLDNPHWVPELRKQTGQDAPVGEHIERDPAFADAFARIRDLLLLLLPRYAAQGKPYVHVAFGCTGGRHRSVFTAERMAEALRAAGFSPTVRHRNLGSRAADAIERERR, from the coding sequence ATGAGCGAGCCCGCCGCCCTTCCCCCGCATCCCGACAAGCGCCAGCTGCTGCTTGTCACCGGCATGGCGGGTGCGGGCAAATCCACGGCGCTCGCTGTGCTGGAAGACATCGGTTGGGAGACGATCGACAATTTCCCGGTGCGGATGCTCAAGCGGCTGGTCACCATGCCTGATGAAGCACGCGGCCCGCTCGCGATCGGCTTCGATTCGCGCACCCGCGGTTTCGTGCCGGGTGACATCATCGCGCTGATGAAGGACCTCGCGGGGCGGCCCGATATCGCGCTGACCTTCCTGTTCCTCGACTGCGCGGGGGGTGAGCTGGAACGCCGCTTCAACGAGACCCGCCGCCGTCACCCGATGGCCGCGGGGCGTCCGGTGCTGGAAGGAATCGCTGCCGAGCGTGAGTTGCTCGAACCCTTGCGCCGCTGGGCCGAGGTGATGATCGACACCACGGCGCTGACCAGCAACGACCTGCAGGGCCGCATACGCGAGCTCTTCGCGCCGGAAAGCCGCGAAGCCGCGCTGACCCTGACGCTATCGAGCTTCGGCTTCGCGCGCGGGATGCCGCCGCTGGCCGATCTGGTGTTCGACATGCGCTTTCTCGACAATCCGCACTGGGTGCCGGAACTGCGCAAGCAGACCGGTCAGGACGCGCCTGTCGGCGAACATATCGAGCGCGATCCTGCCTTTGCCGATGCCTTCGCACGGATTCGCGATCTGCTTCTCCTCCTCCTCCCGCGCTATGCGGCGCAGGGCAAACCCTACGTCCACGTCGCATTCGGGTGTACCGGCGGGAGACACCGTTCGGTCTTCACCGCCGAGCGGATGGCTGAGGCCTTGCGCGCGGCGGGATTTTCCCCCACTGTCCGGCACCGCAACCTGGGCTCGCGGGCGGCGGACGCCATTGAACGCGAACGTCGCTAG
- a CDS encoding HPr kinase/phosphatase C-terminal domain-containing protein: MPAPDAAGRAVTSPAPVVMQASAVVIAGHALLIEGPPGSGKSSLALALIDRGAGLIGDDAVTLMREGECLIASPPPNIAGLIEVRSVGLVRVAVAPPAPVALILCLGGPVPDRLPETPLPRRHIAGVAVPVLAFDPGAIAPAARAEAALRLHGLAFKPASLSCADAPDNPA, translated from the coding sequence GTGCCTGCGCCTGACGCTGCCGGCCGCGCCGTGACTTCGCCCGCCCCTGTGGTGATGCAGGCCAGCGCAGTAGTGATCGCAGGCCACGCGCTGCTGATAGAAGGGCCACCGGGCAGCGGCAAATCAAGCCTCGCGCTGGCGCTGATCGATCGCGGCGCAGGCCTGATTGGCGATGATGCGGTGACGCTGATGCGGGAGGGCGAGTGCCTCATCGCCAGCCCGCCGCCCAACATTGCCGGCTTGATCGAGGTGCGCAGCGTTGGGCTTGTCCGCGTGGCCGTCGCTCCGCCCGCGCCGGTCGCGCTGATCCTTTGCCTCGGCGGCCCCGTGCCTGATCGCCTTCCTGAAACGCCCCTTCCCCGCAGGCACATTGCCGGGGTGGCCGTGCCGGTGCTCGCCTTCGATCCGGGAGCAATCGCCCCTGCCGCTCGCGCTGAAGCGGCGCTGCGCCTTCACGGCCTCGCGTTCAAACCGGCTTCCCTTTCCTGCGCCGACGCGCCAGATAATCCGGCATGA
- a CDS encoding sensor histidine kinase yields MADDKRAGGGGEKLSATGRFALTGRILAVNILPLLIMGGGLFYLDSYRTQLINERFKLARIEAQITAEALAGARRERQEALLVQIGKEQRMRLRMFDAEGRLTADSFALAEPSFRFNDINDDDWQQRFSRWLDRTVDTIVSAEAVQDYDEPEAQEADAWPELARARELGLSQVRLYDWSDGTPVITAAVPVGLQGATLLTVRNAVDITESVRAARTTLFVAMLLVMAASALLSLFLARTIVTPLRLLARAAVRVRQGRDREVEVPRLPQRSDEIGLLARAVSDMTGALRQRIDAVDSFAADVAHEIKNPLASLRSAVDTLPRVEDPALRAELIQIAAHDVRRIDRLVTEIAAASRVDAEISRAKLERVDLADLFENIIRSREDRGMNGGRRIELDAARGGTNRVMGVPTQLERVAENLIDNAVSFSPPEGVVRVSIRQAGRHIITEVCDEGPGIAPERREDVFRRFHSDRPEGESFGNHSGLGLAIGRAIAEAHDGALTAEGRRDGEEGACLRLTLPAAP; encoded by the coding sequence ATGGCTGACGACAAGCGCGCCGGCGGGGGCGGCGAAAAGCTGAGCGCAACCGGCCGCTTTGCGCTGACGGGCCGCATTCTCGCGGTCAACATCCTGCCGCTGCTAATCATGGGCGGCGGGCTGTTCTACCTCGACAGCTATCGCACCCAGCTTATCAACGAACGCTTCAAGCTCGCCCGGATCGAGGCGCAGATCACCGCCGAGGCGCTCGCCGGGGCCCGCCGCGAACGGCAGGAAGCGCTGCTGGTACAGATCGGCAAGGAACAGCGCATGCGTCTGCGCATGTTCGATGCCGAAGGGCGGCTGACGGCCGATAGCTTCGCACTGGCCGAACCTTCATTCCGCTTCAACGACATCAATGACGATGACTGGCAGCAACGCTTTTCGCGCTGGCTGGATCGCACGGTCGACACGATCGTCAGCGCCGAAGCGGTGCAGGATTATGACGAGCCCGAAGCGCAGGAGGCCGATGCCTGGCCCGAACTAGCGCGCGCGCGCGAACTCGGGCTTTCGCAGGTGCGGCTCTACGATTGGAGCGACGGCACTCCGGTCATCACCGCCGCCGTACCGGTCGGCTTACAGGGCGCGACACTGCTGACCGTGCGCAACGCGGTCGACATCACCGAAAGCGTCCGCGCCGCGCGCACAACGCTGTTTGTGGCGATGTTGCTGGTGATGGCGGCGTCCGCGCTGCTCTCGCTGTTTCTTGCGCGCACCATCGTCACGCCGTTGCGGCTGCTGGCCCGTGCGGCGGTGCGGGTGCGGCAGGGGCGCGACCGCGAAGTGGAAGTGCCGCGCTTGCCGCAGCGCAGCGACGAGATCGGCCTGCTCGCCCGCGCGGTTTCGGACATGACCGGCGCGCTGCGCCAGCGGATCGACGCGGTCGACAGCTTCGCCGCGGATGTTGCGCACGAGATCAAGAACCCGCTCGCGTCCTTGCGCAGCGCGGTCGACACATTGCCCCGCGTCGAAGACCCGGCCCTTCGCGCCGAGCTGATCCAGATCGCCGCCCATGACGTGCGCCGGATTGATCGGCTCGTCACCGAAATCGCCGCCGCCAGCCGCGTCGATGCCGAAATCAGCCGCGCCAAGCTGGAACGGGTGGATCTTGCCGACCTGTTCGAAAACATCATCCGCAGTCGCGAGGATCGCGGGATGAACGGCGGGCGCCGGATCGAACTCGATGCCGCGCGCGGGGGCACGAACCGCGTCATGGGCGTGCCCACCCAGCTCGAACGGGTGGCCGAAAACCTGATCGACAACGCGGTCTCCTTCTCGCCGCCCGAGGGTGTGGTGCGCGTGTCGATCCGCCAGGCCGGCCGTCACATCATCACCGAGGTTTGCGACGAAGGCCCCGGCATCGCCCCCGAACGGCGCGAGGACGTGTTCCGCCGTTTCCATTCCGACCGACCCGAGGGCGAGAGCTTCGGCAACCACTCCGGCCTTGGTCTCGCCATCGGCCGCGCGATTGCCGAGGCGCATGATGGCGCACTGACAGCCGAAGGGCGCCGGGATGGTGAAGAGGGCGCGTGCCTGCGCCTGACGCTGCCGGCCGCGCCGTGA
- a CDS encoding response regulator transcription factor, whose amino-acid sequence MSDSTTEPAPALPDSAGADARKLQIALVDDDRNILTTVSIALQAEGFATRLYSDGETALKALLDNPPDLAVFDIKMPKMDGMELLRRLRAHSPLPVIFLTSKDDEQDEEAGLELGADDYIAKPFSLRLLIARIRAILRRAEPLVAGNPALPTESAPASLVRGRLFMDPARHQVTWDGQAVSLTVTEFLILEALAIRPGVIKSRNQLMDAAYPDDVFVDDRTVDSHIKRMRRKFKVVDNSFDAIDTLYGAGYSFTDG is encoded by the coding sequence ATGTCCGACAGCACTACCGAGCCTGCCCCCGCTCTGCCCGACAGTGCAGGGGCAGATGCGCGCAAGCTCCAGATCGCGCTTGTGGATGATGATCGCAACATCCTCACCACGGTCTCGATTGCGCTGCAGGCCGAAGGCTTTGCCACGCGCCTCTATTCCGATGGTGAAACCGCACTGAAGGCGCTGCTCGACAATCCGCCCGATCTTGCCGTGTTCGATATCAAGATGCCCAAGATGGACGGGATGGAACTGCTGCGCCGTCTGCGCGCGCACTCGCCGCTGCCGGTGATCTTCCTCACCAGCAAGGATGACGAACAGGACGAGGAAGCGGGACTGGAACTGGGAGCGGATGATTACATCGCCAAGCCGTTCAGCCTGCGTCTGCTGATTGCCCGCATCCGCGCGATCCTGCGCCGGGCCGAGCCGCTTGTCGCTGGCAACCCAGCATTGCCAACCGAATCCGCGCCCGCCAGCCTCGTCCGCGGGCGCTTGTTCATGGACCCCGCGCGCCATCAGGTGACGTGGGACGGACAGGCGGTCAGCCTCACCGTGACCGAATTCCTGATCCTTGAAGCGCTCGCCATCCGGCCCGGCGTTATCAAGAGCCGCAACCAGTTGATGGACGCGGCCTACCCCGACGACGTGTTCGTCGACGACCGCACGGTCGACAGCCACATCAAGCGGATGCGGCGCAAGTTCAAGGTCGTCGACAACAGCTTCGACGCCATCGATACGCTCTATGGCGCGGGTTACAGCTTCACCGATGGCTGA
- a CDS encoding phosphoenolpyruvate carboxykinase gives MTSLATPLAAQNLATRAKIHANLGTAALVEHALAKGEGKLTKHGALLVETGKFTGRSVKDKYIVRDAETENTINWGTVNQPMSEEHFANLKADFLAHLEDREELYVADLFGGSQPEYRVNVRVITQMAWHNLFIRTLLVRPTADELASFAPEYTIINLPSFKANPERYGCRSDTVIAVSFTEKLILIGNTEYSGEMKKGVFGLLNYLLPAQGVMPMHCSANIGADGKSAIFFGLSGTGKTTLSADASRTLIGDDEHGWSDTAVFNFEGGCYAKMINLSAEGEPEIYATTKMFGTILENVAMDEDTRELDFTDSSKTENTRGAYPIESIPNTSEKNLGPAPSNVIMLTADAFGVLPPIARLTADQAMYYFLSGYTAKVAGTEIGVTEPEATFSTCFGAAFMPRHPSVYGNLLKERIAKGGVECWLVNTGWTGGKYGTGSRMPIKATRALLNAVLDDKMDDVEFRKDPNFGFDVPVHVPVLAEAGIDQTILDPRSTWADKAEYDATAQKLVQLFIDNFAQFEAHVDEGVRQAAPAPVAA, from the coding sequence TTGACCTCGCTCGCAACCCCGCTGGCCGCCCAAAATCTTGCCACCCGCGCCAAAATCCACGCCAATCTCGGCACTGCTGCGCTGGTGGAGCACGCGCTCGCCAAGGGTGAGGGCAAGCTGACCAAGCACGGCGCACTGCTGGTCGAAACCGGCAAGTTCACCGGCCGCAGCGTGAAGGACAAATACATCGTCCGCGATGCCGAGACCGAGAACACGATCAACTGGGGCACGGTCAACCAGCCGATGAGCGAAGAACACTTCGCCAATCTCAAGGCTGATTTCCTCGCGCACCTCGAAGACCGCGAAGAACTTTACGTCGCCGATCTGTTTGGCGGCTCGCAGCCCGAATACCGCGTGAATGTGCGCGTCATCACCCAGATGGCTTGGCACAACCTGTTCATCCGCACCCTGCTGGTGCGCCCCACCGCGGACGAGCTTGCCAGCTTCGCCCCCGAATACACCATCATCAACCTGCCCAGCTTCAAGGCAAACCCCGAACGCTACGGTTGCCGCAGCGACACGGTGATCGCGGTGAGCTTCACCGAGAAGCTTATCCTGATCGGCAACACCGAATATTCGGGCGAGATGAAGAAGGGCGTTTTCGGCCTGCTGAACTACCTTCTGCCCGCGCAGGGCGTCATGCCGATGCATTGCTCGGCCAATATCGGCGCGGACGGCAAGAGCGCGATCTTCTTCGGCCTGTCGGGCACGGGCAAGACCACGCTGAGCGCCGACGCCAGCCGCACGCTGATCGGTGATGACGAGCATGGCTGGTCGGACACGGCGGTCTTCAATTTCGAAGGCGGCTGCTACGCCAAGATGATCAACCTCTCGGCCGAGGGCGAGCCGGAAATCTACGCCACCACCAAGATGTTCGGCACGATCCTTGAAAACGTGGCGATGGACGAGGACACCCGCGAACTCGACTTCACGGATTCGAGCAAGACCGAGAACACCCGCGGCGCCTACCCCATCGAGTCGATCCCCAACACGAGCGAAAAGAACCTCGGCCCCGCGCCGTCGAATGTCATCATGCTGACCGCGGACGCGTTCGGCGTGCTGCCTCCGATTGCGCGGCTGACTGCGGATCAGGCGATGTATTACTTCCTCAGCGGCTACACCGCCAAGGTCGCCGGCACCGAAATCGGCGTGACCGAACCGGAGGCGACCTTCAGCACCTGCTTCGGCGCCGCCTTCATGCCGCGCCATCCCTCGGTTTACGGTAATCTCCTCAAGGAGCGCATCGCCAAGGGCGGTGTGGAGTGCTGGCTGGTCAACACCGGCTGGACCGGCGGCAAGTACGGGACCGGCAGCCGCATGCCGATCAAGGCGACCCGCGCGCTGCTCAACGCCGTGCTTGATGACAAGATGGACGATGTCGAATTCCGCAAGGATCCGAACTTCGGCTTCGACGTGCCGGTGCATGTGCCGGTGCTGGCCGAAGCCGGGATCGACCAGACCATCCTCGATCCGCGCAGCACCTGGGCCGACAAGGCCGAATATGATGCGACCGCGCAAAAGCTGGTGCAGCTGTTCATCGATAACTTCGCGCAGTTCGAAGCCCATGTCGATGAAGGCGTGCGCCAGGCCGCGCCTGCACCCGTGGCTGCCTGA
- a CDS encoding DUF1570 domain-containing protein, with amino-acid sequence MMTAIFRFLAAALALIAIPARAEWYEASSDHFVIYADDKEADIRKFAENLERYHSAMAYVLSAKLEKPSPSNRVTIFVVGGQRDMRELAGGNRYVGGFYIPRAGGSRAFVQDIRNTKGYPHFSTIVMLHEYAHHFLISSSRFAQPRWLSEGSAEFFAAAGFNADGSLLIGRPAQHRGAELVFADPVHVRELLDPAIYEKERGKGYDAFYGKSWLLYHYLTFSEQRRGQLGKYLVNLFNAMPPLAAGEDAFGDLDVLERELGTYLRSRKMMTLVLPPEKLSLGSPMSLRKLPPGEAAMMPIIIRSQRGVNDTEAAELLIEARAVAAKYPGDPGVLAALAEAEYDAGNDAEAIAAADAAIAADPSRTNAYVQKGYALFRQAGEAEDKKEAYAAAMKPFEALNAIENDHPLPLIYYYRSYAERGAKPPENARAALEHASRLAPFDQGLQLNAGMMLIKEGKFAIARTFLAPVAANPHGGGAAEQAKKLIATLAESTEGMTVDLGAAMGEAGAATSPEASEPEAAE; translated from the coding sequence ATGATGACCGCGATTTTCCGCTTTCTCGCAGCCGCGCTCGCCCTGATCGCGATCCCCGCGCGCGCCGAATGGTACGAGGCTTCAAGCGACCACTTCGTCATCTATGCCGACGACAAGGAAGCGGACATCCGCAAGTTCGCCGAGAACCTCGAACGCTATCACAGCGCGATGGCGTATGTCCTCAGTGCAAAACTCGAAAAGCCCAGTCCCTCGAACCGCGTGACGATCTTTGTTGTTGGCGGGCAGCGCGATATGCGCGAGCTGGCGGGCGGCAACCGCTATGTCGGCGGCTTCTACATCCCGCGTGCAGGCGGCAGCCGTGCCTTCGTGCAGGATATCCGCAACACCAAAGGCTATCCGCATTTCTCGACCATCGTGATGCTGCACGAATATGCGCACCACTTCCTGATCTCGTCATCCAGGTTTGCCCAGCCGCGCTGGTTGAGCGAGGGATCGGCGGAGTTCTTCGCGGCGGCGGGCTTCAACGCGGACGGGAGTCTGCTGATTGGCCGCCCGGCGCAGCATCGCGGGGCCGAACTGGTGTTTGCCGACCCGGTGCACGTCCGCGAACTGCTGGACCCTGCGATCTACGAGAAGGAACGTGGCAAGGGTTATGACGCCTTCTACGGCAAAAGCTGGCTGCTGTATCACTACCTCACCTTCTCGGAACAGCGGCGCGGCCAATTGGGCAAGTATCTGGTCAACCTCTTCAACGCGATGCCCCCTCTCGCAGCGGGCGAGGATGCCTTTGGCGATCTCGACGTGCTGGAACGCGAGCTTGGCACCTATCTTCGCTCGCGCAAGATGATGACCTTGGTGCTGCCGCCCGAAAAGCTCAGCCTTGGCAGCCCCATGTCCCTGCGCAAGCTCCCTCCGGGCGAGGCTGCGATGATGCCTATCATCATCCGCTCGCAGCGCGGTGTGAACGATACCGAGGCCGCCGAACTGCTCATCGAGGCGCGCGCCGTGGCCGCGAAGTATCCGGGCGATCCGGGCGTGCTCGCCGCACTGGCCGAGGCGGAATATGATGCGGGCAATGATGCCGAGGCCATCGCTGCCGCCGATGCGGCGATTGCCGCCGATCCTTCGCGCACCAATGCCTATGTGCAGAAGGGCTATGCCCTGTTCCGTCAGGCCGGCGAGGCCGAGGACAAGAAGGAAGCCTATGCGGCGGCGATGAAGCCGTTCGAGGCGCTCAACGCCATCGAGAACGATCACCCCCTGCCGCTGATCTACTATTACCGCAGCTATGCCGAACGCGGTGCCAAGCCGCCGGAGAACGCACGCGCTGCGCTGGAGCACGCCTCACGGCTGGCGCCCTTCGATCAGGGCTTGCAGCTGAATGCCGGGATGATGCTCATCAAGGAGGGCAAGTTCGCAATTGCCCGGACTTTCCTTGCCCCGGTTGCCGCCAACCCGCATGGGGGCGGCGCGGCAGAGCAGGCCAAGAAGCTGATCGCGACGCTCGCCGAATCCACAGAAGGAATGACGGTCGATCTTGGCGCGGCCATGGGCGAGGCAGGCGCTGCCACCTCGCCCGAAGCGTCGGAGCCCGAAGCGGCGGAGTAA
- a CDS encoding FAD-dependent oxidoreductase has product METLGQDLETMRRVPLAPAHVDAICDIGGEKFYPAGSIVMEIGEPMDRFVYILEGEIEVVNPYTGDRLLKSALGPTQFMGEIAFLNRGTNYLKMRAARDTRVIEAPREAMLELMSRVPELSDHLITVFAARRRKQFELGNAAVKVIGADRDPAVQAVERFLSRNRIPFQSYDLDGADPETVKVCTLIKHEPSVILGTGTRLEDPTPRKVAQYLGLDLDICSRRTYDLVIVGGGPAGVAAAVYAGSEGIEALVIEDTAVGGQAGTSSRIENYMGFPTGISGTDLTWRGQVQAMKFGTRFVMPRRVEAMSRREDGAYCITLDDADELCARAVLVATGVQYRRLPIDKLEELEGAGIFYSATEMEARFCAKTEAVVIGGGNSAGQAAMYLSRAAAHVHLVVRGGSLAASMSSYLSQRLEADPRVTIHYHSEVTALHGDTWLEGITLKTKDSERRIDSRALFIMIGAAPNTDWLSGLAETDAKGFVLTGAAAGKGDDYATTAPGIFAVGDVRAGSVKRVASAVGEGSVVVSRIWQYLEDTRPAEG; this is encoded by the coding sequence ATGGAAACGCTCGGACAAGATCTTGAAACCATGCGCCGGGTGCCGCTGGCGCCCGCCCATGTCGATGCCATCTGCGATATCGGCGGCGAGAAATTCTACCCCGCAGGCTCCATCGTCATGGAGATTGGCGAGCCGATGGACAGGTTCGTCTATATCCTCGAAGGCGAGATCGAGGTGGTGAACCCCTACACCGGGGACCGCTTGCTCAAATCCGCGCTCGGGCCGACCCAGTTCATGGGCGAAATCGCCTTCCTCAACCGCGGCACCAATTACCTCAAGATGCGCGCCGCAAGGGACACCCGCGTGATCGAGGCCCCGCGCGAGGCGATGCTCGAACTGATGAGCCGGGTTCCGGAGCTTTCCGACCACCTCATCACCGTCTTTGCCGCACGCCGCCGGAAACAGTTCGAATTGGGCAATGCCGCGGTCAAGGTGATCGGCGCCGACCGCGATCCGGCGGTGCAGGCGGTCGAGCGCTTCCTGTCGAGGAACCGCATCCCCTTCCAGTCTTACGACCTCGACGGAGCTGATCCCGAGACGGTCAAGGTCTGCACCCTCATCAAGCACGAGCCTTCGGTGATCCTCGGCACCGGCACACGGCTGGAGGACCCGACCCCGCGCAAGGTGGCGCAATATCTCGGGCTCGATCTCGATATCTGTTCGCGCCGCACTTACGACCTCGTGATTGTCGGCGGCGGGCCTGCGGGCGTGGCGGCAGCGGTCTATGCCGGGTCCGAGGGGATCGAGGCGCTGGTGATCGAGGATACGGCCGTCGGCGGACAGGCCGGTACATCGAGCCGGATCGAGAATTACATGGGCTTCCCCACCGGGATCAGCGGCACCGATCTGACTTGGCGGGGTCAGGTGCAGGCGATGAAGTTCGGCACGCGTTTCGTCATGCCGCGCCGGGTCGAGGCGATGTCGCGGCGCGAGGACGGGGCCTATTGCATCACGCTGGATGATGCCGACGAACTGTGCGCCCGCGCGGTGCTGGTGGCGACGGGGGTGCAATACCGCCGCCTGCCGATCGACAAGCTGGAGGAACTGGAAGGCGCAGGCATCTTCTACTCCGCGACTGAGATGGAGGCGCGCTTCTGCGCGAAGACCGAGGCCGTGGTGATCGGCGGCGGCAATTCGGCGGGTCAGGCGGCAATGTATCTCAGCCGTGCGGCGGCGCATGTGCATCTGGTGGTGCGCGGCGGCAGCCTTGCCGCGTCCATGTCGAGCTATCTCTCTCAGCGGCTGGAGGCCGATCCGCGCGTCACCATCCACTACCATTCGGAAGTCACCGCGCTGCATGGTGACACGTGGCTCGAAGGGATCACGCTCAAGACCAAGGACAGCGAGCGCCGGATCGATTCCCGCGCGCTGTTCATCATGATCGGCGCGGCGCCCAACACCGATTGGCTGTCCGGCCTTGCCGAGACCGATGCCAAGGGCTTCGTCCTGACTGGCGCGGCGGCAGGAAAGGGAGATGATTACGCCACCACCGCACCCGGCATCTTCGCGGTGGGCGATGTGCGCGCCGGATCGGTCAAGCGCGTGGCAAGCGCGGTGGGCGAAGGATCAGTCGTCGTCAGCCGCATCTGGCAATATCTCGAGGACACGCGCCCCGCAGAGGGGTAA